Proteins from one Oncorhynchus tshawytscha isolate Ot180627B linkage group LG16, Otsh_v2.0, whole genome shotgun sequence genomic window:
- the LOC112216405 gene encoding pepsin A-like, translating to MMNWAVLLCALVALSECNVKISLIKGKTARETLMEKGIWEETRLKFPYKPMAKFYQTGDEAMTNDADLSYYGVISIGTPPQSFNVIFDTGSSNLWVPSVYCSSQACQNHAKFNPAQSSTFTWANKPVSIQYGTGSMTGRLAYDTVSVGGISVTQQIFGASQTEAPFMANMVADGILGLAFPNLAASGATPVFDNMMSQGLVSQNLFSVYLSGNSAQGSVVSFGDIESNYYTGQITWIPLSSETYWQINMDSVTINGNTVACNGGCQAIIDTGTSQIVGPTTDINNMNSWVGATTDQYGDATVNCNNIPNMPEVTFTLNGNAFTIPASAYTSQNSNGCMTGFGNGGTQQLWILGDVFIRQYYAIFDRQNNNVGLAQIA from the exons ATGATGAACTGGGCTGTCCTCCTGTGCGCCTTAGTGGCCCTGTCCGAGTGTAATGTCAA GATCTCTCTGATCAAGGGGAAGACTGCCAGAGAGACCCTGATGGAGAAGGGTATATGGGAGGAGACCAGGCTGAAGTTCCCCTACAAACCTATGGCCAAGTTCTACCAGACTGGTGATGAGGCTATGACCAACGACGCTGAT TTGTCCTACTACGGCGTGATTTCCATTGGAACCCCTCCCCAGTCCTTCAACGTCATCTTTGACACTGGCTCCTCCAACCTGTGGGTTCCCTCGGTCTACTGCTCCAGCCAGGCCTGCC AGAATCATGCCAAATTCAATCCTGCACAGTCCAGCACCTTCACGTGGGCCAACAAGCCTGTTTCCATTCAGTACGGAACTGGCAGCATGACTGGGCGGCTGGCATACGACACTGTTTCG GTGGGAGGTATCTCTGTGACTCAGCAGATCTTTGGTGccagtcagaccgaggctccctTCATGGCCAACATGGTTGCCGACGGTATCCTGGGCCTGGCTTTCCCCAACCTGGCGGCCTCTGGGGCCACACCAGTCTTTGACAACATGATGAGTCAGGGCCTCGTTTCCCAGAACCTCTTCTCTGTCTACCTGAGCGG AAACTCAGCACAGGGTAGTGTGGTGTCTTTCGGAGACATTGAGTCTAACTACTACACCGGACAGATCACCTGGATCCCCCTGTCCTCCGAGACCTACTGGCAGATCAACATGGACAG CGTTACCATCAACGGCAACACAGTGGCTTGCAATGGTGGGTGTCAGGCTATCATAGATACTGGCACCTCCCAGATCGTTGGGCCAACCACTGACATCAACAACATGAACAGCTGGGTCGGAGCCACTACTGACCAGTATGGAGAT GCCACCGTGAACTGCAACAACATCCCCAACATGCCTGAGGTGACCTTCACCCTCAACGGAAACGCCTTCACCATCCCTGCCTCCGCCTACACCTCCCAG aactCCAACGGCTGCATGACTGGTTTTGGTAATGGTGGAACTCAGCAGCTCTGGATCCTTGGAGATGTCTTCATCAGGCAGTACTATGCCATCTTTGACAGACAGAACAACAATGTCGGTCTGGCCCAGATCGCGTAA
- the LOC112216401 gene encoding uncharacterized protein LOC112216401 codes for MKILFLLILLLDVPEMEAQQRTVVNGQALLRFVFPPFYNGYEKFCSKLYPRGVSVIVNTRGYVNDFYEGRVSTTEYNGGMDVVIWNLKPVDTGDYRCAIVTIGWNHIYKDYNLQIDSGRRSGPVSPRPPVRSTISPFIFSSSSDTSGPVFTKDHSDSPSVPWSFGLPLAAGLCITMVIVISSVVLVVVHHKIITKKKCGATSSDSAAHILSDVLQEESSIVYTTVDFKPHENHTTELYANLQTLRSPRSTDSHREPAGTVVYSTLASNQR; via the exons ATGAAGATTCTCTTTCTCTTGATTCTTCTATTAG ATGTCCCTGAGATGGAAGCACAACAGAGGACGGTGGTGAATGGACAAGCGTTGCTGAGATTTGTCTTTCCTCCTTTCTACAACGGTTATGAGAAGTTCTGTTCTAAACTATATCCTCGGGGAGTTTCTGTTATTGTGAATACCAGAGGATATGTCAACGACTTCTACGAGGGAAGAGTATCCACAACCGAGTACAATGGTGGAATGGACGTTGTGATATGGAATTTAAAGCCAGTGGACACTGGCGACTACAGGTGTGCTATTGTCACCATTGGATGGAATCATATCTACAAAGACTATAACCTCCAGATTG ATAGTGGTCGACGTAGCGGTCCAGTATCCCCTCGACCTCCGGTCAGGTCAACCATCAGCCCCTTCATCTTCTCTTCCTCATCAGACACCTCTGGGCCTGTTTTCACCAAGGACCACAGTGACAGCCCCAG TGTTCCCTGGAGCTTTGGTTTACCACTAGCTGCAGGTCTTTGCATCACTATGGTGATTGTGATCAGCTCAGTAGTCCTTGTTGTGGTTCATCACAAAATCATCACGAAAA AGAAATGTGGAGCAACTTCCAGTGACTCAGCTGCACACATCCTCTCA GATGTCCTTCAGGAGGAGAGCAGTATTGTCTACACCACAGTGGACTTCAAGCCTCATGAGAACCATACCACTGAGCTGTATGCTAACCTACAGACACTCCGCAGCCCCAGAAGCACCGACTCACACAGAGAGCCTGCTGGGACAGTGGTGTACTCCACACTGGCTAGCAACCAACGCTGA